Proteins encoded in a region of the Phoenix dactylifera cultivar Barhee BC4 chromosome 3, palm_55x_up_171113_PBpolish2nd_filt_p, whole genome shotgun sequence genome:
- the LOC103716512 gene encoding dof zinc finger protein DOF5.1-like isoform X2, which yields MVFSSVPVYLDLPNWNQQAHQPPSASGGSGGEAHQLPPGLAAPRPEAGMAAGSARPVSMTDRARLAKIPQPEPALKCPRCDSTNTKFCYFNNYSLSQPRHFCKTCRRYWTRGGALRNVPVGGGCRRNKRTKSSGSSSKSSTTADRQAANASSSSSSTATSAGCAILPSIAPPTQLPFMASLHPLADYGGSSNLGLSFTGIHPIEQLDYQVGSSSSIGLEQWRLQQIQQFPFLGGLEAPPPPPAQPVPGLYPLDEESGGEGFAGQFLPKLSGSGLISQLASVKMEDNSQRLNLPRQYLAVPGNNQYWGGGAGAGTASGGSAGWTGDLSGFNSSTSGNIL from the exons aTGGTTTTTTCCTCAGTTCCAGTCTATCTTGATCTCCCCAACTGGAACCAG CAAGCTCATCAGCCACCAAGCGCTAGCGGTGGCAGCGGTGGCGAGGCCCACCAGCTCCCTCCAGGGTTGGCCGCGCCACGCCCTGAGGCCGGGATGGCAGCCGGGTCAGCGAGGCCCGTTTCGATGACCGACAGGGCTCGCCTTGCTAAGATCCCTCAGCCTGAGCCGGCCCTCAAGTGCCCGCGCTGCGACTCCACCAACACCAAGTTCTGCTACTTCAACAACTACTCCCTGTCGCAGCCTCGCCACTTTTGCAAGACCTGCCGCCGCTACTGGACTCGCGGCGGCGCCCTTCGCAATGTTCCCGTTGGCGGTGGCTGCCGCCGCAACAAGCGGACCAAGTCTTCCGGGAGCTCCTCAAAATCCTCCACCACTGCTGATCGCCAGGCCGCCAACGCCTCCTCCTCGTCGTCCTCCACTGCCACAAGTGCCGGCTGCGCAATTCTTCCGAGCATCGCCCCGCCAACCCAGTTGCCCTTCATGGCCTCCTTGCACCCTTTGGCCGACTATGGTGGTTCCTCCAATCTCGGGCTGAGCTTTACCGGGATCCATCCCATCGAGCAGCTGGATTATCAGGTGGGGAGCAGCTCGAGCATCGGCCTCGAGCAGTGGAGGCTGCAGCAGATCCAGCAGTTCCCTTTCCTAGGAGGACTGGAGGCCCCACCGCCGCCACCAGCACAACCGGTGCCGGGACTGTACCCTCTCGATGAAGAAAGTGGGGGCGAGGGCTTCGCCGGTCAGTTCCTTCCAAAGTTGTCAGGCTCCGGGCTAATCTCGCAACTGGCGTCGGTGAAGATGGAGGACAACTCTCAGCGGCTCAATTTGCCGAGGCAATATCTGGCTGTCCCCGGGAATAATCAGTACTGGGGTGGCGGCGCCGGCGCCGGCACGGCCAGTGGTGGCAGCGCCGGGTGGACAGGGGATCTCTCGGGCTTCAACTCTTCAACTTCAGGCAATATCTTGTAA
- the LOC103716512 gene encoding dof zinc finger protein DOF5.1-like isoform X1: MVFSSVPVYLDLPNWNQQQAHQPPSASGGSGGEAHQLPPGLAAPRPEAGMAAGSARPVSMTDRARLAKIPQPEPALKCPRCDSTNTKFCYFNNYSLSQPRHFCKTCRRYWTRGGALRNVPVGGGCRRNKRTKSSGSSSKSSTTADRQAANASSSSSSTATSAGCAILPSIAPPTQLPFMASLHPLADYGGSSNLGLSFTGIHPIEQLDYQVGSSSSIGLEQWRLQQIQQFPFLGGLEAPPPPPAQPVPGLYPLDEESGGEGFAGQFLPKLSGSGLISQLASVKMEDNSQRLNLPRQYLAVPGNNQYWGGGAGAGTASGGSAGWTGDLSGFNSSTSGNIL, from the exons aTGGTTTTTTCCTCAGTTCCAGTCTATCTTGATCTCCCCAACTGGAACCAG CAGCAAGCTCATCAGCCACCAAGCGCTAGCGGTGGCAGCGGTGGCGAGGCCCACCAGCTCCCTCCAGGGTTGGCCGCGCCACGCCCTGAGGCCGGGATGGCAGCCGGGTCAGCGAGGCCCGTTTCGATGACCGACAGGGCTCGCCTTGCTAAGATCCCTCAGCCTGAGCCGGCCCTCAAGTGCCCGCGCTGCGACTCCACCAACACCAAGTTCTGCTACTTCAACAACTACTCCCTGTCGCAGCCTCGCCACTTTTGCAAGACCTGCCGCCGCTACTGGACTCGCGGCGGCGCCCTTCGCAATGTTCCCGTTGGCGGTGGCTGCCGCCGCAACAAGCGGACCAAGTCTTCCGGGAGCTCCTCAAAATCCTCCACCACTGCTGATCGCCAGGCCGCCAACGCCTCCTCCTCGTCGTCCTCCACTGCCACAAGTGCCGGCTGCGCAATTCTTCCGAGCATCGCCCCGCCAACCCAGTTGCCCTTCATGGCCTCCTTGCACCCTTTGGCCGACTATGGTGGTTCCTCCAATCTCGGGCTGAGCTTTACCGGGATCCATCCCATCGAGCAGCTGGATTATCAGGTGGGGAGCAGCTCGAGCATCGGCCTCGAGCAGTGGAGGCTGCAGCAGATCCAGCAGTTCCCTTTCCTAGGAGGACTGGAGGCCCCACCGCCGCCACCAGCACAACCGGTGCCGGGACTGTACCCTCTCGATGAAGAAAGTGGGGGCGAGGGCTTCGCCGGTCAGTTCCTTCCAAAGTTGTCAGGCTCCGGGCTAATCTCGCAACTGGCGTCGGTGAAGATGGAGGACAACTCTCAGCGGCTCAATTTGCCGAGGCAATATCTGGCTGTCCCCGGGAATAATCAGTACTGGGGTGGCGGCGCCGGCGCCGGCACGGCCAGTGGTGGCAGCGCCGGGTGGACAGGGGATCTCTCGGGCTTCAACTCTTCAACTTCAGGCAATATCTTGTAA